From a single Azospirillum fermentarium genomic region:
- a CDS encoding SDR family oxidoreductase translates to MTAVSTGSVLILGAASDMGRAIARRYAEAGRALILAARTPERLETDAADLRLRFKADVRTAAFDALDTAGHAAFLDGLGALPDTVVCVVGLLGDQGKSQRDAAVARRVIDTNLTGPASILGEAANRMEARGSGTIIGVSSVAGERGRASNYVYGAAKAGLTAFLSGLRNRLSRAGVQVITVKPGFVRTRMTEGMALPGALTAEPDEVARAVLAAQATGRDVIYVRPVWRLIMLVIRSLPEAVFKRTKL, encoded by the coding sequence ATGACCGCCGTTTCCACCGGTTCCGTGCTGATTCTGGGTGCCGCATCCGACATGGGGCGGGCCATCGCCCGGCGCTACGCCGAAGCGGGGCGGGCGCTGATCCTGGCCGCCCGCACCCCTGAGCGGCTGGAGACCGACGCCGCCGACCTGCGCCTGCGCTTCAAGGCCGATGTGCGGACGGCGGCGTTCGACGCGCTGGACACCGCCGGTCATGCCGCCTTCCTCGACGGGCTGGGGGCGCTGCCGGACACGGTGGTGTGCGTGGTCGGGCTTCTGGGGGACCAGGGGAAATCCCAGCGGGATGCCGCCGTGGCCCGGCGGGTGATCGACACCAACCTGACCGGCCCGGCCAGCATTCTGGGCGAAGCCGCCAACCGGATGGAGGCGCGCGGGTCGGGCACCATCATCGGCGTCAGCTCGGTGGCGGGCGAGCGGGGGCGGGCCAGCAACTACGTCTACGGCGCGGCCAAGGCGGGGCTGACGGCGTTTCTGTCGGGGCTGCGCAACCGGCTGTCCAGGGCGGGGGTGCAGGTCATCACCGTCAAGCCCGGCTTCGTGCGCACCCGCATGACCGAGGGGATGGCCCTTCCCGGTGCCCTGACCGCCGAACCGGACGAGGTGGCCCGCGCCGTCCTGGCCGCCCAGGCCACGGGCCGCGACGTGATCTATGTGCGGCCCGTGTGGCGGCTCATCATGCTCGTCATCCGCTCGCTGCCCGAAGCGGTGTTCAAGCGGACCAAGCTGTAA
- the hemF gene encoding oxygen-dependent coproporphyrinogen oxidase, with translation MSLPLSAFPFSRPIMTDTDRQTRAAAWFASLRDRLCAAFEAIEDEMAGSPLPAGRFERTPWERPDHAGGTGGGGTMAVMRGRVFEKVGVNVSVVHGTFSPDFRASIPGAAEDGRFWAAGISLVSHMRSPLVPAAHMNTRHIVTTRGWFGGGADLTPTFPDPQDTADFHGALRAACDAHDPAYYEKYKEWCDRYFFLPHRGEARGVGGIFYDSLDSGGWEADFAFTRAVGEAFLDVYPRLIRRSMHKPWTAEQRDALLIKRGRYVEFNLLHDRGTLFGLKTGGNTEAILMSLPPEVKWP, from the coding sequence ATGTCCCTGCCCCTGTCCGCCTTTCCCTTTTCACGGCCCATCATGACCGACACCGACCGTCAGACCCGCGCCGCGGCGTGGTTCGCCAGCCTGCGCGACCGGCTGTGCGCCGCCTTCGAAGCCATCGAGGACGAGATGGCCGGCTCCCCCCTGCCCGCCGGGCGCTTCGAGCGCACCCCGTGGGAGCGTCCCGACCACGCGGGCGGAACCGGCGGCGGCGGCACCATGGCCGTCATGCGCGGGCGGGTGTTCGAAAAGGTCGGCGTCAACGTGTCGGTGGTGCACGGCACCTTCAGCCCCGACTTCCGCGCCAGCATCCCCGGTGCGGCGGAGGACGGGCGGTTCTGGGCGGCGGGCATCAGCCTGGTGTCGCACATGCGCTCGCCCCTGGTTCCGGCGGCGCACATGAACACCCGCCACATCGTCACCACCCGCGGGTGGTTCGGCGGCGGGGCCGACCTGACCCCCACCTTTCCCGATCCCCAGGACACCGCCGATTTCCACGGCGCGCTGCGGGCCGCCTGCGACGCCCACGACCCGGCGTATTACGAAAAATACAAGGAATGGTGCGACCGCTACTTCTTCCTTCCCCACCGGGGTGAGGCGCGCGGGGTGGGCGGCATCTTCTACGACAGCCTGGACAGCGGCGGCTGGGAGGCGGATTTCGCCTTCACCCGCGCGGTGGGCGAGGCGTTCCTGGACGTCTATCCCCGCCTGATCCGCCGCTCCATGCACAAACCGTGGACGGCGGAACAGCGGGACGCGCTGCTGATCAAGCGCGGGCGGTACGTGGAATTCAACCTGCTCCACGACCGCGGCACCCTGTTCGGCCTGAAGACCGGCGGCAACACCGAGGCCATCCTGATGAGCCTGCCGCCGGAGGTGAAGTGGCCATAA
- a CDS encoding tRNA (cytidine(34)-2'-O)-methyltransferase, with protein sequence MRLVLFEPDIPQNAGTLMRLASCFGLPVDIIEPCGFILNDSKMRRAGMDYLSHVHMTRHTSWESYRSQPSTGRLVLLSTRAAVPYTRFIFDSGDRIMVGRESAGVPDAVHDSADVRLLIPMAPPARSLNVAVAAAMVLGEALRQTGGFPAVEG encoded by the coding sequence ATGCGCCTTGTTCTTTTCGAACCCGACATCCCGCAGAACGCCGGCACGCTGATGCGTCTGGCGTCCTGTTTTGGTCTTCCCGTTGATATCATCGAACCCTGCGGCTTCATCTTGAATGACTCGAAGATGCGGCGCGCGGGCATGGACTACCTATCCCATGTTCATATGACCCGTCACACGTCGTGGGAGAGCTACCGGTCGCAGCCGTCAACCGGGCGTCTGGTGCTGCTGAGCACGCGGGCCGCCGTCCCTTACACCCGGTTCATCTTCGACTCCGGCGACCGGATCATGGTGGGGCGGGAAAGCGCCGGCGTGCCCGATGCGGTCCACGATTCCGCTGACGTGCGTCTGCTGATTCCCATGGCGCCCCCGGCCCGGTCGCTCAACGTGGCGGTGGCCGCGGCCATGGTGCTGGGGGAGGCATTGCGCCAGACCGGCGGTTTTCCCGCCGTGGAGGGGTGA
- the petA gene encoding ubiquinol-cytochrome c reductase iron-sulfur subunit, translated as MAQTTHPSGTGAPTAPGGEGSSRRDFLYLATGAVGAVGVASAAWPFIDSMNPAADTLALASIEVDLAPVAEGQSITVTWRGKPIFVRHRTAKEIDEAKTVTISDLRDPQADDKRVQKPEWLILIGICTHLGCVPLGQKPTDPRGDFDGWFCPCHGSHYDSSGRIRKGPAPLNLAVPPYAFLNDSRIKLG; from the coding sequence ATGGCTCAGACCACGCATCCGTCCGGCACGGGTGCCCCCACGGCCCCCGGCGGTGAGGGATCATCCCGCCGAGACTTCCTCTATCTGGCCACCGGAGCGGTGGGCGCCGTGGGTGTCGCCTCGGCTGCCTGGCCGTTCATCGACAGCATGAACCCCGCCGCCGACACGCTGGCTCTCGCCTCGATCGAGGTGGACCTGGCCCCGGTCGCCGAGGGTCAGTCCATCACCGTCACCTGGCGCGGCAAGCCGATTTTCGTCCGTCACCGCACGGCCAAGGAAATCGACGAGGCCAAGACCGTCACCATCTCCGATCTGCGCGACCCGCAGGCGGACGACAAGCGCGTCCAGAAGCCGGAATGGCTGATCCTGATCGGCATCTGTACCCACCTGGGCTGCGTGCCGCTGGGGCAGAAGCCGACCGATCCGCGCGGTGACTTCGACGGGTGGTTCTGCCCGTGCCACGGCTCGCACTATGATTCCTCGGGGCGTATCCGCAAGGGTCCGGCGCCGCTGAATCTGGCTGTGCCGCCGTACGCCTTCCTCAACGATTCGCGCATCAAGCTCGGCTGA
- a CDS encoding cytochrome b — protein sequence MSQGHASTFKNPVVKWIDSRLPIFTMMHHEYNEYPMPRNVNYLWAFGAIAAVMLIIMIATGLVLAMQYAAHTSIAFDSVERIMRDVNYGWLLRYVHANGASMFFIAVYIHIFRGLYYGSYKAPREILWILGVVIFLVMMGTAFMGYVLPWGQMSFWGATVITNLFSAFPIVGDPIVTWLWGGFSVDNPTLNRFFALHFLLPFVILALVILHTAALHICGSNNPLGIDAKGPQDTVPFNPYVTIKDLFAVVCFLILYAAFVFFMPNYMGHPDNYIPANPLVTPAHIVPEWYFLPFYAILRAIPDKLGGVLAMFGAIAVLFILPWLDTSKVRSCKFRPIYRQFFWVLAIDSLVLGYAGAMPAEGIWLLIARIGTTYYFFHFLILLPLLGKLERPLPLPASISEPVLKGGGHVAAGATAKPMEKA from the coding sequence ATGTCTCAGGGACACGCCTCTACCTTTAAAAATCCGGTCGTGAAGTGGATCGACAGCCGTCTGCCGATCTTCACGATGATGCATCACGAGTACAACGAGTACCCGATGCCGCGGAACGTCAACTATCTGTGGGCGTTCGGTGCCATCGCGGCCGTCATGCTGATCATCATGATCGCGACCGGCCTCGTTCTCGCCATGCAGTACGCCGCCCACACCTCCATCGCCTTCGACAGCGTCGAGCGCATCATGCGCGACGTGAACTACGGCTGGCTGCTGCGCTATGTCCACGCCAACGGCGCGTCGATGTTCTTCATCGCCGTCTACATCCACATCTTCCGCGGCCTGTACTACGGTTCGTACAAGGCGCCGCGCGAAATCCTGTGGATCCTGGGCGTGGTGATCTTCCTGGTCATGATGGGCACCGCCTTCATGGGCTACGTGCTGCCGTGGGGCCAGATGAGCTTCTGGGGTGCGACCGTCATCACCAACCTGTTCTCGGCCTTCCCGATCGTGGGCGACCCGATCGTGACCTGGCTGTGGGGCGGTTTCTCGGTTGACAACCCGACGCTCAACCGCTTCTTCGCGCTGCACTTCCTGCTGCCGTTCGTGATCCTGGCGCTGGTCATCCTGCACACCGCCGCCCTGCACATCTGCGGGTCGAACAACCCGCTGGGCATCGACGCCAAGGGCCCGCAGGACACCGTGCCGTTCAACCCGTACGTCACGATCAAGGATCTGTTCGCGGTCGTCTGCTTCCTGATCCTGTACGCCGCGTTCGTGTTCTTCATGCCCAACTACATGGGCCACCCGGACAACTACATCCCGGCCAACCCGCTGGTGACCCCGGCGCACATCGTGCCCGAATGGTACTTCCTGCCGTTCTACGCGATCCTGCGCGCGATCCCGGACAAGCTGGGCGGCGTGCTGGCCATGTTCGGCGCCATCGCGGTGCTGTTCATCCTGCCGTGGCTCGACACCTCCAAGGTGCGCAGCTGCAAGTTCCGTCCGATCTACCGTCAGTTCTTCTGGGTTCTGGCCATCGACTCCCTGGTGCTGGGCTACGCCGGTGCCATGCCCGCCGAAGGCATCTGGCTGCTGATCGCCCGTATCGGCACCACCTATTACTTCTTCCACTTCCTGATCCTGCTGCCGCTGCTGGGCAAGCTGGAGCGTCCGCTGCCGCTCCCGGCCAGCATCAGCGAGCCGGTTCTGAAGGGTGGCGGGCATGTCGCCGCCGGTGCCACCGCCAAGCCGATGGAGAAGGCATAA
- a CDS encoding cytochrome c1 translates to MRALKTVILSAALALGIGGTALASGGVHIPAQDWPHSGVFGTIDKQSAQRGFQIYKEVCSTCHSMRLVPIRTLAGIGFTEAQIKDIAAGYEVTDGPNDAGEMFQRPAVPADRFPKPFPNDNAARAANGGALPPDLSLIAKARVGGEDYLYAFLTGFEDPAPADVTLMPGMNYNKYFPGHQVGMPNILMPDGVTYADGTKATVEQQAHDIATFLTFVAEPHLDARKQMGVKVILFLIVFAGLMYATKRQLWSGLH, encoded by the coding sequence ATGCGCGCTCTGAAGACTGTCATCCTGTCCGCCGCCCTGGCTCTGGGCATCGGCGGCACCGCGCTGGCGTCGGGCGGCGTGCACATCCCGGCCCAGGACTGGCCCCATTCGGGCGTGTTCGGCACCATCGACAAGCAGTCGGCCCAGCGTGGCTTCCAGATCTACAAGGAAGTCTGCTCGACCTGCCATTCCATGCGTCTGGTCCCGATCCGCACCCTGGCGGGCATCGGTTTCACCGAAGCCCAGATCAAGGACATCGCGGCCGGCTATGAAGTGACCGACGGCCCGAACGACGCCGGTGAGATGTTCCAGCGCCCGGCGGTGCCGGCGGACCGTTTCCCCAAGCCGTTCCCCAACGACAACGCGGCCCGCGCGGCCAACGGCGGCGCCCTGCCGCCCGACCTGTCGCTGATCGCCAAGGCCCGCGTGGGCGGTGAGGATTACCTCTACGCCTTCCTGACCGGCTTCGAAGATCCGGCCCCCGCCGACGTCACCCTGATGCCCGGCATGAACTACAACAAGTATTTCCCCGGCCATCAGGTGGGCATGCCCAACATCCTGATGCCCGACGGCGTGACCTATGCCGACGGCACCAAGGCCACGGTGGAGCAGCAGGCGCACGACATCGCGACCTTCCTGACCTTTGTGGCCGAGCCCCACCTGGATGCGCGCAAGCAGATGGGCGTGAAGGTGATCCTGTTCCTGATCGTCTTCGCCGGCCTGATGTACGCCACCAAGCGTCAGCTTTGGAGCGGCCTGCACTGA
- a CDS encoding DUF924 family protein, which produces MADPLIDEIIDFWFDDEAIKPYWFKATVSFDRMVAERLGEPYDRAAAGELDHWADDVDGCLALCILLDQVPRNIFRGTPKAFATDVQARRFAAHAVDNGYDLECTEDERTFFYLPFEHHEDADSQRLSVILFKERVKLKEQVHYAERHAEIIARFGRFPHRNAILGRASTPEEEAFLTEPDSSF; this is translated from the coding sequence ATGGCCGACCCGCTGATCGACGAGATCATTGATTTCTGGTTCGACGACGAAGCGATCAAACCCTATTGGTTCAAGGCGACGGTCAGTTTCGACCGCATGGTCGCCGAACGCCTGGGCGAACCCTATGACCGCGCCGCCGCCGGCGAACTGGACCATTGGGCCGACGATGTGGACGGGTGTCTGGCCCTGTGCATCCTGTTGGATCAGGTGCCGCGCAACATCTTCCGCGGAACGCCCAAGGCGTTCGCCACAGACGTTCAGGCCCGCCGTTTCGCCGCCCACGCCGTCGATAACGGCTATGACCTGGAATGCACCGAGGACGAGCGGACCTTCTTCTACCTGCCGTTCGAGCATCATGAGGACGCCGACAGCCAGCGCCTGTCGGTCATCCTGTTCAAAGAGCGGGTGAAGCTGAAGGAACAAGTCCATTACGCCGAACGCCATGCGGAGATCATCGCCCGCTTCGGCCGCTTTCCTCACCGCAACGCCATCCTCGGCCGCGCCAGCACGCCGGAGGAAGAGGCGTTCCTGACGGAGCCGGATTCGTCGTTCTGA
- a CDS encoding SDR family NAD(P)-dependent oxidoreductase has product MSRLEGRIALITGASRGIGAAVAKRLAAEGAHVILTARTVGGLEETDDAIFQATGKNATLVPLNLMEFDKIDALGLAVYERFKRLDILVSNAGVLETLGPIAQFEPKHMTRIVDTNITANYRLIRSFDRLLRASDAGRAIFVTSGAAAAPYPYWGPYGMSKAALEYMVKTYAMEIAASPLRVNLVDPGKVATRMRTQAFPGEDQRTLPQPDDITSVFVDLASPDCTSHGDVVAAY; this is encoded by the coding sequence ATGTCCCGCCTGGAGGGGCGCATCGCCCTGATCACCGGCGCGTCCCGCGGTATCGGTGCCGCGGTTGCCAAGCGTCTGGCCGCCGAGGGCGCCCATGTGATCCTGACCGCCCGCACCGTGGGCGGTCTGGAGGAAACCGACGACGCCATCTTTCAGGCCACCGGCAAGAACGCCACGCTGGTGCCCCTGAACCTGATGGAGTTCGACAAGATCGACGCCCTGGGGCTGGCGGTCTATGAACGGTTCAAGCGGCTGGACATCCTGGTGTCCAACGCCGGTGTGCTGGAAACCCTGGGCCCCATCGCCCAGTTCGAGCCCAAGCACATGACCCGGATCGTCGATACCAACATCACCGCCAACTACCGGCTGATCCGCAGCTTCGACCGGCTGCTGCGGGCATCCGACGCCGGGCGGGCGATCTTCGTCACCTCCGGTGCGGCGGCGGCCCCCTATCCCTATTGGGGGCCGTACGGCATGAGCAAGGCGGCGCTGGAATACATGGTGAAGACCTACGCCATGGAAATCGCGGCCTCGCCGCTGCGGGTCAATCTGGTGGACCCCGGCAAGGTGGCGACCCGCATGCGCACCCAGGCGTTCCCCGGCGAGGATCAGCGGACCCTGCCCCAGCCCGACGACATCACCAGCGTGTTCGTCGATCTCGCATCCCCCGACTGCACCAGCCACGGCGACGTGGTCGCAGCGTACTAA
- the purF gene encoding amidophosphoribosyltransferase: protein MLTTHPFDDDKLREECGVFGLYNHPQAAAITALGLHALQHRGQEAAGIVSHDGTSFHLQHALGLVGDHFSNEEVMKGLKGPHAIGHVRYATTGGTLLRNVQPLYADFEFGGFALAHNGNLTNAQTLRRQLVRRGCLFQSTTDTEVIVHLMALARGGSAVDRMIEAVRQVEGAFSLVAISPDEVIGVRDPLGVRPLVLGKLGDTYIMTSETCALDIVGADYIRDIEPGEMVVLNADGMHSLRPFQPSSRRFCIFEYIYFARPDSVMEGLSVYESRRRIGMELAREAGVPADLVVPVPDSGVPAALGYAAQSGVSFELGIIRNHYVGRTFIEPTDQIRHLGVKLKHNANRAMIEGKRVVLVDDSIVRGTTSKKIVEMVRAAGAKEVHMRISSPPTSHPCFYGIDTPEQSKLLAHRLSVEEMREFIGADSLAFISLDGLYRAMGEEKRNADALTYCDACFTGDYPISLTDQHDSGATVEPLRVAARG from the coding sequence ATGCTGACGACGCACCCGTTCGACGACGACAAGCTGCGCGAAGAATGCGGCGTTTTCGGTCTCTACAACCACCCCCAGGCCGCGGCCATCACCGCGCTGGGGCTGCATGCGCTCCAGCACCGCGGCCAGGAAGCCGCCGGCATCGTCAGCCATGACGGCACCAGCTTCCATCTCCAGCACGCGCTGGGGCTGGTGGGCGATCACTTCTCCAACGAAGAAGTGATGAAGGGGCTGAAGGGGCCGCACGCCATCGGCCACGTGCGCTACGCCACCACCGGCGGCACCCTGCTGCGCAACGTCCAGCCGCTGTACGCCGATTTCGAATTCGGCGGCTTCGCGCTGGCCCACAACGGCAACCTGACCAACGCCCAGACCCTGCGCCGCCAGCTCGTGCGCCGCGGCTGCCTGTTCCAGTCCACCACCGACACCGAGGTCATCGTCCATCTGATGGCGCTGGCCCGCGGCGGGTCGGCCGTGGACCGCATGATCGAGGCGGTGCGGCAGGTGGAGGGCGCCTTCTCCCTGGTCGCCATCAGCCCGGACGAGGTGATCGGCGTGCGCGACCCGCTGGGCGTGCGCCCGCTGGTGCTGGGCAAGCTGGGCGACACCTACATCATGACCAGCGAGACCTGCGCGCTGGACATCGTGGGCGCCGACTACATCCGCGACATCGAGCCGGGTGAAATGGTGGTGCTGAACGCCGACGGCATGCACAGCCTGCGGCCGTTCCAGCCCTCGTCCCGCCGGTTCTGCATCTTCGAATACATCTATTTCGCCCGCCCCGACAGCGTGATGGAAGGGCTGTCGGTCTACGAGTCCCGCCGCCGCATCGGCATGGAACTGGCCCGTGAAGCCGGCGTGCCCGCCGACCTCGTGGTGCCGGTGCCCGACAGCGGCGTGCCGGCGGCCCTGGGCTATGCGGCGCAGAGCGGCGTGTCGTTCGAGCTGGGCATCATCCGCAACCATTATGTGGGCCGCACCTTCATCGAGCCGACCGACCAGATCCGCCATCTGGGCGTCAAGCTGAAGCACAACGCCAACCGCGCCATGATCGAGGGCAAGCGGGTGGTGCTGGTGGATGATTCTATCGTGCGCGGCACCACCTCGAAAAAGATCGTGGAGATGGTGCGCGCCGCCGGGGCCAAGGAGGTGCACATGCGCATTTCCAGCCCGCCCACGTCCCACCCCTGCTTCTACGGCATCGACACGCCGGAGCAGAGCAAGCTGCTGGCCCACCGCCTGTCGGTGGAGGAGATGCGGGAGTTCATCGGCGCCGACAGCCTGGCCTTCATCTCGCTCGACGGGCTGTACCGCGCCATGGGCGAGGAAAAGCGCAACGCCGACGCGCTCACCTATTGCGATGCCTGCTTCACCGGGGACTATCCCATCTCCCTGACCGACCAGCACGACAGCGGCGCCACGGTGGAACCGTTGCGCGTGGCCGCCCGCGGCTGA
- a CDS encoding CvpA family protein, which translates to MDGFPLNPADAVVFTVLLLAALLAFTRGLVAEVLSVASWIGAALITLYTLPFALPIARQYIRIEMIAYGAAAAVLFVVALVILNLIFGRISRGVQNSSLSALDRTLGFLFGLFKGGVLVSVAYLFFSWLVPPDSQPQWLQTARTRPLLTTGAAMLEEMIPASLRTEAMGQVDMTRERARQAIEAKEALDRLTTPVPVSPAAKAPAAGAAAPAGSTAAPAPAAPPPDAGYKDRDRGDLERLIQNKTH; encoded by the coding sequence ATGGACGGTTTTCCTCTCAATCCCGCCGATGCGGTGGTGTTCACGGTCCTGCTGCTGGCAGCCTTGCTGGCCTTCACCCGCGGTCTGGTGGCCGAGGTGCTGTCGGTGGCAAGCTGGATCGGGGCGGCGCTGATCACGCTCTATACCCTGCCCTTCGCCCTGCCCATCGCACGCCAGTACATCCGCATCGAGATGATCGCCTATGGCGCCGCCGCCGCCGTGCTGTTCGTGGTGGCGCTGGTGATCCTGAACCTGATCTTCGGGCGGATCTCGCGCGGGGTGCAAAACTCCTCCCTGTCCGCGCTGGACCGCACGCTGGGGTTTCTGTTCGGGCTGTTCAAGGGTGGCGTTCTGGTGTCGGTGGCCTATCTTTTCTTTTCATGGCTGGTGCCGCCGGACAGCCAGCCGCAATGGCTTCAGACCGCCCGCACCCGCCCGCTGCTGACCACCGGCGCCGCCATGCTGGAGGAGATGATTCCCGCCAGCCTGCGGACCGAGGCCATGGGGCAGGTTGACATGACCCGCGAACGCGCCCGGCAAGCCATCGAGGCCAAAGAGGCCCTGGACCGCCTGACCACGCCGGTCCCCGTTTCCCCCGCGGCCAAGGCGCCGGCGGCGGGCGCCGCCGCTCCTGCGGGCAGCACCGCCGCCCCGGCCCCCGCCGCACCGCCGCCGGATGCCGGCTACAAGGACCGTGACCGGGGCGACCTGGAACGGCTGATCCAGAACAAGACCCACTGA
- the radA gene encoding DNA repair protein RadA, with product MAKATSRFVCQSCGAAYPKWAGRCDACGEWNSLVEEAVPEQAPKGLGSAKGRKIAFVGLSGASDPAPRRLSGIGELDRVAGGGFVPGSAVLIGGDPGIGKSTLLLQAMSSLSQHSACVYISGEEAVDQVRLRAQRLGVAQAPVALASATSVRDIAASLDGLEGPAIAVIDSIQTMYVDTLESAPGTVAQVRASAQELIRVAKRRGIVLLLVGHVTKEGTIAGPRVLEHMVDTVLYFEGERGHQFRILRAVKNRFGPTDEIGVFEMTDGGLAEVPNPSALFLADRRGEVSGAAVFAGMEGTRPVLVEVQALVAPSPLGTPRRAVVGWDSSRLAMVLAVLEARCGVQIGANDVYLNVAGGLKIGEPAADLAVAAALVSSLTGEAMPADAVVFGEIGLSGEVRAVSQMDARLKEAAKLGFSSAVIPARRSAKRGDTPLKVTELSHLGELLPLFSAGSGTTGWTG from the coding sequence TTGGCCAAAGCGACGTCACGCTTCGTCTGCCAATCCTGCGGCGCCGCCTACCCCAAATGGGCGGGGCGCTGCGATGCCTGCGGCGAATGGAACAGCCTGGTGGAAGAGGCGGTCCCGGAGCAGGCGCCCAAGGGGCTGGGCAGCGCCAAGGGGCGCAAGATCGCCTTCGTCGGCCTGTCCGGTGCGTCGGACCCGGCCCCCCGCCGGCTGTCGGGCATCGGGGAATTGGACCGGGTGGCCGGCGGCGGCTTCGTCCCCGGTTCCGCCGTCCTGATCGGCGGCGACCCCGGCATCGGCAAATCGACCCTGCTGCTCCAGGCCATGTCCAGCCTGTCGCAGCACTCGGCCTGTGTCTACATCTCCGGTGAAGAGGCGGTGGATCAGGTGCGGCTGCGCGCCCAGCGGCTGGGTGTGGCCCAGGCCCCGGTGGCGCTGGCCTCGGCCACCAGCGTGCGCGACATCGCGGCGTCCCTGGATGGGCTGGAAGGCCCGGCCATCGCCGTCATCGATTCCATCCAGACCATGTACGTGGACACGCTGGAAAGCGCCCCCGGCACCGTGGCCCAGGTGCGCGCCAGCGCGCAGGAGCTGATCCGCGTCGCCAAGCGCCGCGGCATCGTGCTGCTGCTGGTGGGCCACGTGACCAAGGAGGGGACCATCGCCGGCCCCCGCGTGCTGGAGCACATGGTCGATACCGTCCTTTATTTCGAAGGGGAGCGCGGGCACCAGTTCCGCATCCTGCGCGCGGTGAAGAACCGCTTCGGCCCCACCGACGAGATCGGCGTGTTCGAGATGACCGACGGCGGGCTGGCCGAGGTGCCGAACCCGTCCGCCCTGTTCCTGGCCGACCGCCGGGGGGAGGTGTCGGGGGCCGCCGTCTTTGCCGGGATGGAGGGCACCCGCCCCGTGCTGGTGGAGGTGCAGGCGCTGGTCGCGCCATCGCCGCTGGGCACGCCGCGCCGGGCGGTGGTGGGGTGGGACTCGTCGCGCCTGGCCATGGTGCTGGCGGTGCTGGAGGCGCGCTGTGGCGTGCAGATCGGTGCCAACGACGTCTATCTGAACGTGGCCGGGGGGCTGAAGATCGGCGAGCCGGCGGCCGACCTTGCCGTCGCCGCTGCCCTGGTTTCGTCCCTGACGGGCGAGGCGATGCCGGCGGATGCGGTGGTTTTCGGCGAAATCGGCCTGTCGGGCGAGGTGCGCGCCGTGAGCCAGATGGACGCCCGTCTGAAGGAAGCCGCAAAGCTGGGGTTTTCTTCCGCCGTCATTCCGGCTAGACGAAGCGCCAAACGCGGCGACACGCCGCTGAAGGTGACGGAGCTGAGCCATCTGGGCGAACTGTTGCCCCTGTTTTCCGCGGGCAGCGGCACCACCGGGTGGACCGGCTGA
- the map gene encoding type I methionyl aminopeptidase: MNGTVHTPIIDRDGRPVTLHTDEDFDGLRRAGRLAAETLDFIAPHVVPGVATGHLDRLIETFMRDHGAIPATIGYHGYPAASCISPNHVVNHGIPSDDKRLANGDIVNIDVTVILDGWFGDTSRMYLVGDKIPVKGRRLVDLTYEAMMLGIAAARPGATLGDIGHAIQSFAESHRLGVVRDYGGHGIGREFHAAPHIDHFGTPGDGLVLVPGMVFTIEPMLNAGKADVKTLADGWTTVTRDRSLSAQFEHQIGITPDGCEIFTLSPAGHTRPPYGA, from the coding sequence ATGAACGGGACGGTGCACACTCCCATCATCGACCGCGACGGGCGTCCGGTGACGCTGCACACGGACGAGGATTTCGACGGGCTGCGGCGGGCCGGGCGGCTGGCGGCGGAAACGCTGGACTTCATCGCCCCCCATGTGGTGCCGGGGGTGGCGACCGGCCATCTCGACCGGCTGATCGAAACCTTCATGCGCGACCATGGCGCCATCCCGGCGACCATCGGCTATCACGGCTATCCGGCGGCAAGCTGCATTTCCCCCAACCATGTGGTGAACCACGGCATCCCCAGCGACGACAAGCGGCTGGCCAACGGCGATATCGTCAACATCGACGTGACGGTGATCCTGGACGGGTGGTTCGGCGACACCAGCCGCATGTATCTGGTGGGCGACAAGATCCCTGTGAAGGGGCGCCGGCTGGTGGATCTGACGTACGAGGCGATGATGCTGGGAATCGCGGCGGCCAGGCCGGGGGCCACCCTGGGCGACATCGGCCACGCCATCCAGTCCTTTGCGGAATCGCACCGGCTGGGCGTGGTGCGCGATTACGGCGGCCACGGCATCGGGCGCGAATTCCACGCCGCCCCCCACATCGACCATTTCGGCACGCCGGGCGACGGGCTGGTGCTGGTACCCGGCATGGTCTTCACCATCGAGCCGATGCTGAACGCCGGCAAGGCGGACGTGAAGACGCTGGCCGACGGCTGGACCACCGTCACCCGCGACCGCTCGCTGTCGGCGCAGTTCGAACATCAGATCGGCATCACCCCGGACGGCTGCGAGATCTTCACCCTGTCCCCCGCCGGCCATACCCGGCCCCCCTATGGCGCGTGA